The genomic region CATACCAAATTCAAAATGGATTCTTATCAATTATTTTTACAGAAGAAATTCGTATTCGCATACATCACAATAAATTGGAACATTCTCAGTAGCCGGCTGGTTTAGAGACGATGAAACTAATGCACTGCACTTGACGAACGTTGTCAAATCCGATAACTCGGATGAAAGCCTGGGGGTACTCCTTCTTGCACTCAGCAACCTCAGCCAACACCTGGGCAGAATCGGTGCACCCGAACATAGGCAACTTCCACATTGTCCAATATCTTCCGTCATAGTATCCAGGGGTGTTACCGTGTTCACGGTACACAAAACCATGctataaaattacaaaattatatATACGTCATCCAGAAGAAGAATAAGATACTATTTCAACCAAAGAAATGCTTGGTGCAATAGAGAACTACAACGGTATACTCATAAAATTAGTTGTTAACTATCAGAGTTCTCCTTTGTGTTATATTAATGTCTTGTTAAAATAATATGTGGCTTTCACGATTTGAAATATATGAAACTCTTGAACAATTTTCTGAAAGTAAATTAAATTGTAAAAAATAATGAATTGTGTAAAAGAATAGAAATAGACCTCCAACTCAAATTCCAAACAGGGAACCCATTTGTTGCGGAGCAAGTAGTCGACTTCCTTAGCTAAAGCTTCATTAGATAGAGGTGGTAGATATGAAAGAGTCTCGAACTTCTTCAAACCCAATGGTGGCCATAcctaaataataataaacatacatTAAACAAaaaacttaatatcgtaaaacagcTTAATTACTCTGTTTTGGTAAACAGggcaaaataaatatatacataattgttccgCTTTATTAAAGCAGAACAACTATTGTACGCAAAATGTTGTATATACCTTCATGCATTGTACTCTTCCACCGTTGGAGGGAAGAATTGAGAAGTCGTTTGACTTTTTGGTAACGGGGAAGTTGTTGGCCTTAAGTCCGGTGAACGGAGCGGCCAAGCTTGCTTGTGCGGAGGCAGTCCTGGTGACGGTTGCGACGGCTGAGGAGGAGATGGAGGCCATTTTAGTACTTTTGCTTTAAGATTAGCCTTTGCAAATTTGATGAGGGACTTTGGTTTCATAGCTCTATATATAATGGTTGTTATATGTAGCAATTGGTTTGCAGCTATCTATCCAATGGACAGAAACAAAGCAAGCTTAACTTCTAGCGATTATGGCCGTTGCAAGGTGTGGTTCATGCCTTATGAGACACGTGTCAAATTGGCATTGCTTTATAATCTTATCTCATCTTCTCTAACGGAGAGGAAGACATGGACGGTGGGTGAGTCTTATAATGCTTTTACTTTTCTTTTACTTTTGTTACAAATTGAAATTCTTTAAAAAATGTTACCTGGTCAGTACTTTCCATTTTAATTGAAGACTTCGCTTTGAATTCTATTAATACCAATTTCCAGCTAGCTACTACATATATCAGTACGTACAGGATCTAAAACTCTCTAGCGTGGTGGATTCTTAATTTATTGTTTACTTTCCGGACAACAACCATTCAGACCCGGATCACGATGTAGAAATAGTGGGGTGGCTTAAGTCAATTTGCAGAGCCAAACTATAAGTTGGTCCGTCTAGAGTTTTGCGCTAAGTTCAGTTATAGAGTGAGAAAGTACTATTTGAGAGAGAAAGTGTGTTCTCTGTCACAAGTCCAACTTGTCCAAAAAGTAATGGCCTAGGTGTGCTATTTATAGGCGTCTGGGGTCTCCGGACTGTTCGGAGACACGTGTCTTGTTATCATTAATTGATTTATGCGAGAAATACTTTACCGACTTTGAACTTTAAGCCGACGTGACATGTGTGTTGCTCACGATCTATATACTTAGATATTTAGGGTTTTAAGTATTGAATGAGGCCTCCAGGGCTTACATGAAACGTTGGGCGGCCTGATTGATATTTCTTAACGGAGAGCGTTGAACATCCATATACAAAAAATGCTTGATGGTTTCATTTTGAAAAAAAGTTATCATTGAACTCTTGAAAATTATCTTGCACTTCCCTTCTTGAAAACATAACTCTGCTTCCGTTGTCTTTTTACCGGGTGATTAGACATATAATTGTTAGTTTCGACAATTGATTTGACTAATTGCAACGTTTATTTTTAACAAAACTAGCTTATAACCCGCAGTTTCGCGGGTTTTTAAAATTAGAGTTTATGAAATTTATATTGAAAGGTAAGCATAAATGTATTTCAATGAATAATCATTGAAAAATGCAAAAAAGataaatatggtggaatataattcAACCCATTTATTTGCAATTGGTAAGGATGGGTTATATGGAGTAGTAAATTTCTAATAAGATAACGATAAAACTGGAAAAGGGAAAATAGCTACAAATTATAAGAGTTGCACTATTCAAAATTCACCGATATCATATTTGAGTGTTAAAAACATTCTAAATTGTCATATAGAAGGATACCACTATTTAAATTATATTCTATTTTTTTCAGTAATTTTTTAAAAACATTTAAATTTTTTATCTTACCTTTTTCCCAGCAGCAAAGGTTACTAATCGCCCGTCTTCAGCAGGGTTTTTAAGTACCTGAGACGGGACCTTAATGAAAAATTCCACCTTTCTCTTTTACCGCATGCAGATATTAAACTATGCATTAAAGGTGGTATAATGAGCGGGATGGGTAACATATCACATACAACTTGGATCAAAATAACTAATTTCTAAAATGGGACGGATTAGATTAGTCAACTAACat from Rutidosis leptorrhynchoides isolate AG116_Rl617_1_P2 chromosome 9, CSIRO_AGI_Rlap_v1, whole genome shotgun sequence harbors:
- the LOC139865646 gene encoding ribulose bisphosphate carboxylase small subunit, chloroplastic-like; translated protein: MASISSSAVATVTRTASAQASLAAPFTGLKANNFPVTKKSNDFSILPSNGGRVQCMKVWPPLGLKKFETLSYLPPLSNEALAKEVDYLLRNKWVPCLEFELEHGFVYREHGNTPGYYDGRYWTMWKLPMFGCTDSAQVLAEVAECKKEYPQAFIRVIGFDNVRQVQCISFIVSKPAGY